TCAGGGGGAATTTCAAATGACCAGAGTATTGTTAATCTGTGGAGCAGGTGCTTCTAGTGGCTTTATGGCAAACGCTATTCGTAAAGCAGGCAAAAAAAGAGGAATGGAAATGTCTGTACAAGCTCGAAGCGAGTCACAATTATCAGAGTATCTAAACGAAATCGATGTTTTGTTAATTGGCCCTCATTTGAAATATATGGAAGATGAAGTGAAACAAAAAGTAAGAGACTATCAGATTAAAGTATCTGTAATTCCGCAAATCATTTATGGCACATTAGATGGCAATAAAGCGTGCGACCTTATTACTAACC
This is a stretch of genomic DNA from Brevibacillus laterosporus DSM 25. It encodes these proteins:
- a CDS encoding PTS sugar transporter subunit IIB, which codes for MTRVLLICGAGASSGFMANAIRKAGKKRGMEMSVQARSESQLSEYLNEIDVLLIGPHLKYMEDEVKQKVRDYQIKVSVIPQIIYGTLDGNKACDLITNLLESGE